In Anaerobacillus isosaccharinicus, one genomic interval encodes:
- the lpdA gene encoding dihydrolipoyl dehydrogenase, with product MAHEYDLVILGAGTGGYVAAIKASQLGLKVAVVEKGKLGGTCLHQGCIPSKALLRSAEVYSTMKNSIEFGVSASDITLHFDKVQQRKQHIIDTLHKGVQHLMKKGKIDVYEGFGRILGPSIFSPTPGTISVEMENGDENEMLIPKNVLIATGSRPRTLPGLEIDGTYVLSSDEALQMETLPESMIIVGGGVIGIEWASMLADFGVKVTVLEYADRILPTEDHEISKEAQRALKKKGIKIVTSAKVLPETIEKNEGVSIQAEHKGETKLFSGEKLLVSVGRQANVEGIGIENTEIQIENGVIKTNEFYQTKESHIYAIGDVIGGLQLAHVASHEGILAVEHMANLNPHELDYSLIAKCVYSSPEIASVGLTEAEANEKGFKVKTGKFLFKAIGKALVFGETDGFVKFVVDEKTDDLLGVHMIGPHVTDMISEAALAKVLDATHWEVANTIHPHPTLSEAIGEAALAVDGKAIHS from the coding sequence ATGGCTCACGAATATGATTTAGTTATTTTAGGAGCTGGTACCGGAGGATATGTTGCCGCAATTAAAGCATCACAGCTAGGTTTAAAAGTAGCTGTTGTTGAAAAGGGCAAATTGGGCGGTACTTGTTTACACCAAGGTTGTATACCTAGTAAAGCATTATTACGTAGTGCAGAGGTTTATTCAACAATGAAAAACTCTATTGAATTTGGAGTTAGCGCGAGTGATATTACTTTGCATTTTGATAAAGTTCAACAAAGAAAACAACACATAATTGATACACTGCATAAAGGTGTTCAACACTTAATGAAAAAAGGGAAAATTGATGTTTACGAAGGTTTTGGTCGAATTTTAGGCCCTTCGATCTTTTCACCCACTCCAGGAACAATCTCTGTTGAAATGGAGAATGGTGATGAAAATGAAATGCTTATTCCGAAAAATGTTCTAATCGCAACAGGGTCAAGGCCAAGAACGTTACCTGGACTTGAAATTGATGGTACGTACGTTCTATCTAGTGATGAAGCATTACAAATGGAGACTCTTCCTGAATCGATGATCATCGTTGGCGGTGGAGTTATTGGAATTGAATGGGCTTCAATGCTGGCAGATTTTGGTGTTAAGGTAACGGTTCTTGAGTATGCTGATCGAATTTTGCCTACTGAAGATCATGAAATTTCTAAAGAAGCTCAACGTGCACTAAAGAAAAAAGGTATTAAAATTGTGACGAGTGCGAAAGTACTACCTGAAACAATAGAAAAAAATGAAGGAGTTTCAATTCAGGCTGAACATAAAGGCGAAACGAAATTATTTTCTGGAGAAAAGCTACTTGTGTCTGTTGGAAGGCAAGCAAATGTTGAGGGTATCGGTATAGAAAACACGGAAATTCAAATTGAGAATGGTGTAATCAAAACAAACGAATTTTACCAAACCAAAGAGTCACATATTTATGCCATTGGTGATGTTATTGGTGGCTTACAATTAGCACATGTTGCCTCCCACGAAGGAATTCTTGCTGTTGAACATATGGCAAACCTTAACCCTCATGAGCTTGACTATAGTTTGATTGCAAAATGTGTATATAGCTCTCCGGAAATTGCTAGTGTCGGGTTAACTGAAGCCGAAGCAAATGAAAAAGGCTTTAAAGTAAAAACAGGTAAGTTCTTATTTAAAGCTATTGGTAAAGCGTTAGTGTTTGGCGAAACAGACGGCTTTGTTAAATTCGTCGTTGATGAAAAAACGGATGACTTGTTGGGTGTTCACATGATTGGGCCTCATGTGACAGATATGATCTCTGAAGCAGCACTTGCAAAAGTACTAGACGCAACTCATTGGGAAGTTGCAAATACTATTCATCCTCATCCAACACTTTCAGAAGCCATTGGTGAAGCAGCCTTGGCAGTAGATGGGAAAGCGATACACAGTTAA
- the buk gene encoding butyrate kinase, whose product MQHEYRILAINPGSTSTKIGVYDNERSLMEKTIRHDADKIQSFERIIDQYSFRKETILEALHEEGINISKLSAVVGRGGLLRPIEGGTYAVNDEMLRDLRTGFAGEHASNLGGILAFEIATQLNIPSYVVDPVVVDEMEPIAKISGLADFERKSIFHALNQKAVARRVAKDLNKNYEDLNLIVTHMGGGITVGVHKDGRVIDVNNGLHGEGPFSPERAGTVPAGDLVSMCFSGQYYAAEIMKKIVGQGGLVGYLGTNDAVLVEERITAGDEKAKLVYDAMAYQVAKEIGAASTVLNGEVDAIILTGGLAYGKGFVTTITDRIKWIADVIVHPGENELQALVEGALRVLRGEEKSKQYPNVSVVTENVK is encoded by the coding sequence TTGCAACATGAATATCGAATTCTCGCTATAAACCCAGGTTCGACTTCTACGAAGATTGGTGTTTACGACAACGAACGTTCTCTAATGGAGAAAACTATACGCCATGATGCTGATAAAATTCAGTCGTTTGAACGTATTATTGACCAGTATTCATTTCGAAAAGAAACGATTTTAGAAGCTCTTCATGAAGAGGGAATCAACATTTCAAAGTTAAGTGCAGTAGTAGGTAGAGGAGGTTTACTCCGACCTATAGAAGGTGGTACCTATGCTGTGAATGATGAAATGTTAAGAGATTTACGTACCGGTTTCGCTGGAGAACATGCATCAAACTTAGGGGGAATTTTAGCTTTTGAAATTGCTACTCAATTAAATATTCCATCATATGTTGTCGATCCGGTCGTTGTGGATGAAATGGAGCCAATTGCTAAAATCTCAGGTTTAGCAGATTTTGAACGAAAAAGTATCTTTCATGCTTTAAATCAAAAAGCTGTAGCTAGAAGAGTAGCAAAAGACTTGAATAAAAATTATGAAGACCTGAACTTAATTGTTACCCATATGGGTGGTGGAATTACAGTGGGGGTTCATAAAGATGGTCGTGTAATTGATGTTAATAACGGATTACATGGTGAAGGCCCATTTTCTCCAGAGCGAGCGGGTACAGTCCCAGCAGGTGATTTAGTTTCGATGTGCTTTTCAGGTCAATACTATGCAGCTGAAATCATGAAAAAGATTGTTGGTCAAGGTGGACTTGTGGGCTATCTAGGGACAAATGATGCTGTTTTAGTAGAAGAAAGAATTACCGCTGGCGATGAAAAAGCAAAATTAGTTTATGATGCGATGGCATATCAAGTGGCAAAAGAAATTGGTGCAGCTAGTACTGTACTGAACGGTGAAGTTGATGCGATTATTTTAACTGGTGGCCTAGCTTATGGAAAAGGTTTTGTCACAACGATTACTGATCGAATTAAATGGATTGCTGATGTAATTGTTCATCCAGGAGAAAATGAATTGCAAGCTTTAGTTGAAGGTGCTCTTAGAGTTTTACGAGGTGAAGAAAAATCAAAGCAATATCCGAATGTCTCAGTAGTGACTGAGAACGTAAAATAA